The following coding sequences are from one Crateriforma spongiae window:
- a CDS encoding arylsulfatase, with amino-acid sequence MKRFVFTTLFTCYAFAAVSLVASERPPNVILILTDDQGYGDFGCHGHPALETPEMDRLYSDSVRMTDFHVDPTCSPTRAALMTGKYASRVGVWHTLQGRSILRHNETTLADRFRDAGYRTGIFGKWHLGDAYPYRPQDRGFDETLIHGGGGIGQNPDYWGNTYFDDHYCRDGRWEKFNGYCTDVWFREATQFIERNQSEPFFCYLPLNAPHFWYRVPDRYAEPYLELGMEELRARFFGMIACIDANLGQLRDRLGELGIADNTILIFMNDNGHGGPTPGKPSPYAYHAGLRKWKGSPYDGGHRAACFVHWPNGGLTGGRDIPELTAHFDLTPTLIDLCGLQPAAPNDIDGCSFAGLLHGEQVTWPDRTLCVHNPRVERPEKWLKSAVMTERWRLVEGKQLFDIQTDPGQENDIASKHPKVVEELRSKYLDWWSTLQPRFDEFCRVYIGAAQENPVKLTCHDWHSRSSLLTWNPDVIANRQQTNGWWTVQVERPGTYTFRLQELPDEAESTEPIRAERARLRIGAIDQELTIPANATSVEFNIDLPAGPFTMKTWLIEDSGDSRGAPFVHVNRHDKSGQ; translated from the coding sequence ATGAAACGCTTCGTATTTACAACTCTATTTACGTGCTATGCCTTTGCGGCTGTTTCGCTTGTCGCTTCGGAGCGTCCCCCGAACGTCATCCTGATTCTGACGGACGATCAGGGATATGGTGATTTCGGATGTCACGGTCATCCAGCATTAGAAACGCCGGAGATGGACCGCTTGTATTCCGACAGTGTTCGGATGACCGATTTCCACGTCGATCCCACTTGCTCGCCCACCCGAGCGGCATTGATGACCGGTAAGTACGCCAGCCGCGTCGGCGTATGGCACACGCTTCAAGGACGCTCAATTCTACGTCACAACGAAACGACACTGGCCGACAGATTCCGTGACGCCGGTTATCGCACTGGCATTTTTGGAAAGTGGCATCTTGGGGACGCGTACCCTTATCGGCCCCAAGATCGCGGTTTTGATGAAACGCTGATCCACGGCGGTGGGGGTATCGGGCAAAACCCAGATTACTGGGGCAACACCTATTTTGACGATCACTACTGTCGGGATGGACGGTGGGAGAAGTTCAACGGCTACTGCACCGACGTATGGTTTCGCGAGGCAACACAGTTTATTGAGCGAAATCAAAGCGAACCGTTCTTCTGCTACCTCCCGCTGAACGCCCCCCACTTCTGGTATCGAGTGCCCGATCGATACGCCGAGCCGTATCTCGAACTTGGCATGGAAGAATTGCGAGCTCGATTCTTCGGGATGATCGCCTGCATTGACGCAAACCTTGGGCAATTGCGAGATCGGCTTGGCGAGCTTGGGATTGCCGACAACACGATCCTGATTTTCATGAACGACAACGGACACGGCGGCCCCACGCCCGGTAAGCCTTCGCCCTACGCCTATCATGCCGGATTGCGGAAATGGAAAGGCAGTCCGTATGACGGTGGGCATCGCGCCGCATGCTTCGTTCATTGGCCCAATGGTGGCCTCACCGGTGGCCGAGATATCCCAGAACTCACCGCACACTTCGATCTCACTCCGACGCTGATCGACCTTTGCGGTTTACAGCCTGCAGCCCCAAACGACATCGACGGATGTAGCTTCGCGGGACTGCTTCACGGCGAACAAGTGACTTGGCCAGATCGCACCTTGTGTGTCCACAACCCTCGTGTTGAGCGACCGGAAAAGTGGTTGAAGTCGGCAGTTATGACGGAGCGTTGGCGGCTGGTCGAAGGAAAACAACTCTTTGACATCCAAACGGATCCGGGACAGGAAAACGATATCGCTTCGAAGCATCCCAAGGTCGTTGAAGAACTTCGATCCAAATACCTGGATTGGTGGAGTACCCTTCAGCCCCGCTTCGACGAATTTTGTCGCGTCTACATTGGCGCAGCACAGGAAAACCCGGTCAAACTAACCTGCCACGATTGGCACAGTCGGTCATCTTTGCTGACCTGGAATCCTGACGTCATTGCCAACCGCCAGCAAACCAATGGTTGGTGGACAGTCCAAGTAGAACGCCCCGGAACCTACACCTTCCGCTTGCAAGAATTGCCCGACGAAGCTGAATCCACCGAACCGATCAGGGCGGAACGTGCGAGACTTCGCATCGGTGCGATAGATCAAG
- a CDS encoding amidohydrolase family protein has product MHEEIPIIDAHVHVIPTVRGRNRFGKVVSGRCGCVNRGAEFVPMLPTTCVDSNYPVESLVELMDRSGVKQAVLLQNPTLGTCNEYIGDCTQRYPDRFCGVIQIDPRDPLATKTIRQFVSPRHHTLKMEMSFDWGWTGLYPDFRIDSAEMDGIWQTVADEGLEVIIDPGPPGNLGYQVEGFDALISRMPSTRFVLAHLGYLPADQLSDTVALKRRQSLLELGQRDNVWLGLSAVPTLLEESYPCPEVARLLREAVGLVGAEKLIWGSDAPVTLNLHTYQQLIDTVRCDSDLLSATQKRRILHDNAKTVFRGLNNQ; this is encoded by the coding sequence ATGCATGAAGAAATCCCGATCATCGACGCGCACGTTCATGTGATTCCCACGGTCCGTGGCCGCAATCGCTTCGGCAAAGTGGTTTCAGGCCGTTGTGGATGTGTAAATCGTGGTGCAGAGTTCGTGCCCATGTTGCCGACCACATGTGTCGATTCCAACTATCCGGTTGAATCATTGGTCGAGCTAATGGATCGGTCAGGCGTAAAGCAAGCCGTACTCCTGCAGAACCCCACGCTGGGTACCTGCAACGAATACATCGGTGACTGCACACAGCGATATCCTGATCGGTTTTGCGGAGTCATTCAGATCGATCCCCGAGACCCGCTCGCGACTAAGACGATTCGCCAATTCGTCTCGCCCCGGCATCACACGTTGAAAATGGAGATGAGTTTTGATTGGGGTTGGACCGGCTTGTATCCCGATTTCCGGATCGATTCTGCGGAGATGGATGGAATTTGGCAGACGGTTGCCGATGAAGGTCTTGAAGTGATCATTGATCCGGGACCTCCAGGGAATCTTGGCTATCAAGTCGAAGGCTTTGATGCGCTGATCTCGCGAATGCCCTCGACGCGTTTCGTGCTTGCACATCTGGGCTATCTACCCGCAGATCAATTGTCTGACACGGTCGCGTTGAAGCGTCGTCAGAGCCTGCTGGAACTCGGGCAAAGGGACAACGTTTGGCTGGGCTTATCCGCCGTGCCAACCCTCTTGGAAGAAAGCTATCCATGCCCTGAGGTCGCCCGTCTGTTGCGCGAAGCGGTAGGGTTGGTCGGGGCCGAAAAGCTGATTTGGGGATCCGACGCACCGGTAACGCTAAATCTGCACACGTACCAACAGTTGATTGATACGGTTCGCTGCGATTCGGACTTGCTGTCGGCGACACAGAAACGACGGATCCTTCACGACAACGCAAAGACCGTTTTTCGAGGATTGAATAACCAATGA
- a CDS encoding mandelate racemase/muconate lactonizing enzyme family protein, with product MKIQSVKTYVLTVQLGNDRFYSSQCAFPERNSLLVRIETDDGAVGWGEGGQYGPAEPVAACIDHVLAPEIIGRSPRESGRIWEELYAATRDFGQKGSYIEAISAIDIALWDLKGQSFGVPVHELLGGAFRQSVPAYATGCYYRGEDVKEIERGLPQLAEEAHSYVQAGFDLLKIKIGLVSIEDDRRRLEAVRSAVGPTTGILVDCNHAYNATTAIRMGRVLEEFGCLLFEEPVPPEDRDGYRRVRETLDISIAGGEAEYARWGFRDLISSGCVDIAQPDLCVCGGFSEWQKINAIASAYGVPVLPHVWGSGIALAAALHAIAALPPMPHTANPIPLQNEPVVEFDQNHNPLRDDLLTQTIAIGADGKVPVPQGAGLGVTVDESTLRQFAKQDS from the coding sequence ATGAAGATTCAGTCGGTAAAGACCTATGTGCTGACCGTCCAGCTCGGCAACGATCGGTTTTATTCATCGCAATGCGCGTTTCCCGAACGTAATAGCTTGCTGGTTCGCATTGAAACAGACGACGGTGCGGTCGGCTGGGGTGAAGGTGGTCAGTACGGTCCCGCGGAGCCGGTTGCTGCATGTATCGATCATGTACTTGCACCCGAGATCATTGGTCGGTCACCGCGTGAGTCGGGCAGGATCTGGGAGGAACTCTATGCGGCGACTCGTGACTTCGGCCAGAAGGGCTCTTACATCGAAGCGATCTCCGCTATCGACATCGCTTTGTGGGACCTGAAAGGTCAATCGTTCGGTGTTCCGGTCCACGAACTACTGGGTGGTGCTTTTCGCCAAAGCGTGCCTGCATATGCAACAGGCTGCTATTACCGAGGCGAAGACGTCAAGGAAATTGAGCGAGGACTGCCGCAACTTGCGGAAGAGGCCCATTCGTACGTTCAAGCAGGCTTTGATTTGCTGAAGATTAAGATCGGCCTGGTCAGTATTGAAGACGACCGCCGGCGTCTGGAGGCTGTTCGTAGCGCAGTGGGACCGACAACCGGGATCTTGGTCGACTGCAACCACGCCTACAACGCGACGACGGCGATACGCATGGGCCGCGTTCTTGAAGAATTCGGTTGCCTGTTATTCGAAGAGCCTGTGCCGCCAGAAGATCGTGATGGTTATCGACGTGTGCGTGAGACTCTGGACATCTCGATCGCCGGGGGTGAAGCGGAATACGCGCGTTGGGGATTTCGGGATTTGATCAGCAGCGGATGCGTGGATATTGCCCAACCCGATCTTTGCGTTTGCGGTGGCTTTTCCGAATGGCAAAAGATCAACGCGATTGCCTCGGCGTACGGTGTCCCCGTGCTTCCACACGTGTGGGGATCGGGAATCGCATTGGCAGCAGCTCTTCACGCGATCGCCGCTTTGCCGCCGATGCCGCATACGGCCAATCCGATTCCGCTGCAAAACGAGCCGGTCGTCGAGTTCGATCAAAACCACAACCCGCTGCGTGACGATTTGCTGACGCAGACGATCGCGATTGGTGCGGACGGAAAGGTTCCCGTACCACAGGGAGCCGGGCTGGGTGTAACGGTCGACGAATCGACCTTACGACAATTCGCAAAACAAGACTCCTAA
- a CDS encoding GntR family transcriptional regulator, which translates to MYTIGTQHDHKTLSESKTLEIAASKSLATTTSDRVFAVLKSRILSAEYSPGQPLTELGVADDLKVSRTPIREALRRLEHEHLVQILPRKGAIVVGISAEDINEAYLIRQALEGISARRAAELLSDSALAHLQERMAVASAMLADGDRAGASDATDELHRVVLSVGGTPRLLRMVANLKELTERLHELALLVPNRLERSIEQHQEVLEALKLRDGEEAERRMREHIASTLTDVLAAFRNRQVGTAGSVSTASD; encoded by the coding sequence TTGTATACAATCGGTACCCAACATGACCACAAGACGTTATCGGAGTCAAAAACGTTGGAAATTGCCGCGTCAAAGAGCCTTGCCACGACCACCAGTGACCGGGTGTTCGCGGTCTTGAAATCCCGAATCCTCAGTGCCGAATACTCTCCGGGCCAGCCGCTGACCGAGCTGGGAGTGGCTGACGACTTGAAGGTCAGCCGGACCCCCATCCGCGAGGCACTTCGCCGTCTGGAGCATGAGCACCTGGTCCAAATTCTGCCGCGCAAAGGTGCCATCGTCGTTGGAATCTCCGCAGAAGACATCAACGAGGCTTATCTGATTCGGCAAGCGCTGGAGGGTATCAGTGCGCGACGTGCCGCCGAGTTGCTCAGCGATTCCGCCCTTGCACATTTGCAGGAACGCATGGCCGTGGCATCAGCAATGCTTGCCGATGGCGATCGCGCCGGCGCCTCCGATGCAACGGATGAATTGCACCGAGTGGTCCTGAGTGTGGGAGGTACGCCTCGACTGCTGCGAATGGTCGCCAACCTGAAGGAGTTGACCGAGCGGTTGCACGAACTCGCGTTATTGGTTCCCAATCGACTTGAACGATCGATCGAGCAGCACCAAGAGGTCTTGGAAGCGCTGAAGCTGCGCGACGGTGAAGAGGCGGAGCGACGAATGCGCGAGCACATCGCTAGCACGCTGACAGATGTTTTGGCTGCCTTTCGAAACCGTCAAGTTGGTACGGCAGGTTCCGTTTCCACCGCCAGTGACTGA
- a CDS encoding alpha/beta hydrolase family protein, giving the protein MKNTIWTSVFALFTVASAAASEPLVLEKMGVMFVGGREVAMTSAGRFGGGNQIVDQAPVHFLVPPKEKRQDKSPIVMIPGMGLTSYLYLGTPDGREGWAQIFAKAGHPVYVFDEPGNAISGFEVGKITASETTPRIMLWSNEITWRRWGIGPEPGVPAENTRFPYKHIDQLHASMTPVMSGGGRSGGRGGAAAGQGGAGEFRRRGRFRGQAVQERAEAGSAEEKQVDSDTPSDTASGRRGTNPKVNALVELLEKIGPATILVHSAAGPTGYAATRDRGDLVNGLITVEVTGTPTNADDIKQHFADKQLIAVYGDNFDLRPMQGRYEASAQMVKQIQAAGGKATMIWLPEQNIDGNSHLLMQDTNNDDIAAMILSNLTNASLSD; this is encoded by the coding sequence ATGAAGAACACGATTTGGACTTCTGTGTTTGCCCTTTTCACAGTGGCCTCAGCGGCTGCCAGCGAGCCCTTGGTGCTGGAGAAAATGGGCGTCATGTTCGTGGGTGGACGTGAGGTCGCCATGACCAGCGCGGGGCGATTTGGCGGTGGAAATCAAATCGTCGACCAGGCCCCCGTTCATTTCCTGGTCCCGCCGAAAGAAAAGCGGCAAGACAAATCACCCATCGTCATGATCCCCGGTATGGGATTGACTTCTTATCTGTATCTCGGAACTCCCGATGGACGAGAGGGTTGGGCGCAGATCTTTGCCAAGGCGGGGCATCCCGTGTATGTCTTCGACGAACCAGGAAATGCGATCTCGGGTTTCGAGGTTGGGAAGATCACCGCCTCGGAAACGACACCACGCATCATGCTGTGGTCCAACGAGATCACGTGGCGTCGTTGGGGGATCGGGCCTGAACCCGGTGTTCCCGCAGAGAACACGCGATTTCCCTACAAGCATATCGATCAACTCCATGCATCGATGACGCCGGTCATGTCGGGTGGTGGCCGCAGCGGCGGTCGTGGCGGAGCTGCTGCAGGTCAGGGCGGTGCAGGCGAATTTCGACGACGCGGACGTTTTCGCGGGCAGGCAGTGCAAGAACGTGCCGAGGCCGGTTCGGCAGAGGAAAAGCAGGTTGATTCGGATACCCCGAGTGATACCGCTTCCGGCAGGCGAGGCACCAACCCCAAAGTCAACGCATTGGTCGAATTGCTGGAGAAGATTGGTCCGGCCACGATACTTGTCCATTCCGCGGCTGGGCCGACCGGCTACGCGGCGACACGCGATCGAGGAGATCTGGTCAACGGATTAATCACTGTGGAGGTAACCGGGACGCCGACGAATGCTGACGACATCAAGCAGCACTTCGCGGACAAACAACTGATCGCGGTCTACGGCGACAACTTTGACTTGCGTCCGATGCAAGGACGCTACGAGGCAAGTGCTCAAATGGTGAAACAGATTCAGGCAGCCGGTGGAAAGGCCACCATGATCTGGCTGCCCGAACAAAACATCGACGGCAACTCGCATCTACTGATGCAAGACACGAACAACGACGACATTGCGGCAATGATTCTTTCAAACCTGACGAACGCGTCATTGAGTGACTAA
- a CDS encoding DUF1501 domain-containing protein, with the protein MICTNHPTAPSISRRHALQSMSAGFGYLAFSALAAEQSPASESSLNSRSPHFEPRAKRVIFLCMRGGPSHVDTFDYKPRLATDHGRPSNYGTPWCKSSFRFNQHGDSGLWISELFPHLAKQADNLCLLNGMHCDQPSHAQAMLQLHTGNFQQVRPSMGAWALYGLGTENQNLPGFISINPPSSVGGAQNFGSAFLPAAFQGTKFTVTDTSARNRRIDRMRRGEVNPYGINNAVNQRLSKTDQRAQLDLLANLNREKLARDIHNPEIEGALENYELAFRMQDAVPAVMDTSGETQDTLALYGIGEDPTDGFGRQCLLARRFSEAGVRFIELGHGSWDQHSNLQTALSENCAETDKPIAGLITDLRRRDLLKDTLILWGGEFGRTPYSPDGKGRDHNHKGFTMWMAGGGVKGGFQYGKTDDHGYEAISGKTHIHDWHATILHLLGFDHEKLTFRYAGREMRLTETAGTVAHEILS; encoded by the coding sequence ATGATTTGCACGAACCATCCCACAGCACCCTCTATCTCGCGACGCCATGCCCTACAGAGCATGTCGGCTGGGTTTGGCTACTTGGCGTTTTCCGCGCTGGCCGCGGAGCAAAGTCCCGCGAGCGAATCGTCGTTGAATTCACGGTCGCCGCATTTTGAGCCTCGTGCCAAGCGAGTCATCTTCTTGTGCATGCGCGGTGGCCCCTCGCACGTCGATACGTTTGACTACAAGCCGAGGCTAGCCACCGATCATGGCAGGCCTTCCAACTACGGGACACCCTGGTGCAAATCAAGCTTTCGTTTCAATCAGCATGGCGACAGTGGACTTTGGATTTCCGAGTTGTTTCCCCATTTGGCCAAGCAAGCTGATAACCTGTGCCTGCTTAACGGCATGCATTGCGACCAACCGTCTCACGCCCAGGCGATGTTGCAATTGCATACAGGAAACTTTCAACAAGTCCGGCCGTCGATGGGGGCGTGGGCACTGTACGGACTCGGCACCGAAAACCAAAACCTGCCAGGTTTCATCTCGATCAATCCGCCAAGTAGTGTCGGCGGCGCACAGAACTTCGGCAGTGCTTTCTTGCCGGCGGCATTTCAAGGCACCAAGTTCACCGTTACTGACACCAGTGCCCGCAACCGACGAATTGATCGGATGCGTCGTGGCGAAGTGAATCCGTATGGAATCAACAATGCGGTAAATCAGCGTCTGTCGAAGACCGATCAGCGCGCGCAGCTCGATCTACTCGCCAACCTAAATCGTGAAAAATTAGCGAGGGATATCCACAATCCAGAGATTGAAGGGGCGCTGGAAAACTACGAATTGGCCTTCCGAATGCAAGATGCCGTGCCCGCAGTCATGGACACGTCGGGTGAAACGCAGGATACGCTGGCCCTGTACGGCATCGGCGAAGATCCCACCGACGGGTTTGGGCGTCAATGCTTGCTGGCCAGGCGATTTTCCGAGGCGGGCGTCCGATTCATCGAACTTGGACACGGAAGCTGGGACCAGCACAGCAATCTGCAAACTGCACTTTCAGAGAATTGCGCCGAAACGGACAAACCGATCGCGGGTTTAATTACAGATCTCCGGCGTCGTGATCTGCTGAAGGACACACTGATCTTGTGGGGTGGCGAATTCGGCCGTACGCCTTACTCCCCCGATGGCAAAGGTCGCGATCACAATCACAAGGGATTCACGATGTGGATGGCTGGTGGTGGTGTTAAAGGCGGATTCCAGTACGGCAAAACGGATGATCACGGCTACGAAGCGATCTCCGGGAAGACGCACATTCACGACTGGCACGCCACTATTTTGCATCTGCTGGGATTCGATCACGAAAAACTGACTTTCCGCTATGCGGGTCGCGAGATGCGTTTGACCGAGACCGCGGGAACCGTTGCACACGAGATACTGAGTTAA
- a CDS encoding PSD1 and planctomycete cytochrome C domain-containing protein, whose protein sequence is MRTCICLAILFCSSIVAGADDRAGDQFFETKIRPVLVKHCYECHSTESGKSRGGLKVDTRDALRRGGESGPAIRGRSALDSLLYQSITYDGDYQMPPKGKLPDQVIADIRRWIEMGAPDPRVTKNVPDVKSEIDVAAGRNFWAYQLPKLVRPPTVTNASWPRNDLDRFVLARLESEDLQPVADAEAGVLVRRLFFVLTGLPPTPAAIEHWSAEIEGDSTGLNQAAIEKLVDTLLGSKYFGERWGRHWLDVARFAESTGGDSNNVHQHAWRYRDYVIDSFNNDKPFNRFIMEQVAGDLLPIGSDAEWAENIIATGFLAVGQKLVGEEDAQKFYADLVDEQIDATTRAFLATTVACARCHDHKADPIPQSDYYALAGIFRATETHYGLIKAQTRQATTLIDITGLGPEPGIPALTADEYAELVKARDDARQTVDDAMKKIRSGENVFRGTLRRIRSDRDETEATLQAYDSRGNPRVFAMGTQDRNFPLPTRLLLRGEIDKPAQLVPRGFVQVLSKPGRHSLPPRINGSGRLELAEWIASEQNPLTARVIVSRVWYWMFGQGLVRTADDFGASGERPSHPQLLDHLAARFMENGWSIKSLIREIAMSRTWQLSSDFDAANFDIDPDNRLLWRTNKRQLEAESIRDAMLFAAGNLDPERPLGTYLRSVGEGTVGQNVFEPVIRAIESNHRSVYLPRVRSVMPEMLELFDAPDAGSVSGTRESTSSPLQALYMLNNEFVASQAESLADRLLNQPASQRVDSAYLLLLGRRSTPAERQHAFAFMDSLNDSSRLDKRDKLLAYCQVLMCTTEFSQID, encoded by the coding sequence ATGAGAACGTGCATCTGCCTTGCTATTTTGTTTTGCTCGTCGATCGTTGCGGGTGCCGACGATCGAGCCGGAGATCAGTTCTTTGAAACGAAGATTCGACCGGTCCTGGTCAAGCATTGTTACGAATGCCATTCGACCGAATCGGGGAAGTCTCGCGGGGGCCTGAAAGTCGACACGCGCGACGCTTTGCGGCGCGGAGGCGAGAGTGGGCCGGCGATCCGTGGGCGGTCGGCACTCGATAGCTTGCTCTATCAATCCATCACCTACGATGGCGACTATCAGATGCCACCCAAAGGTAAGTTGCCGGACCAGGTGATCGCAGATATTCGTCGTTGGATCGAAATGGGAGCCCCCGACCCACGCGTCACTAAGAACGTTCCTGATGTAAAGTCTGAAATCGATGTGGCCGCTGGACGGAACTTCTGGGCTTATCAATTACCAAAGCTCGTTCGCCCGCCGACGGTGACGAATGCCTCCTGGCCACGGAATGATCTCGATCGCTTCGTGTTGGCGAGATTGGAGTCCGAGGATCTACAGCCGGTTGCAGATGCAGAGGCTGGAGTGTTGGTTCGGCGTCTCTTTTTCGTGCTGACCGGGTTGCCACCAACACCGGCTGCGATCGAGCACTGGTCGGCTGAAATCGAGGGCGACTCCACAGGCTTGAATCAAGCCGCGATTGAGAAGCTAGTGGATACTTTGTTGGGGTCAAAGTACTTCGGTGAACGATGGGGGCGACATTGGCTAGACGTCGCTCGCTTTGCCGAATCGACCGGCGGTGACTCCAACAACGTTCACCAGCACGCCTGGCGGTACCGCGACTACGTGATTGATTCTTTCAACAACGACAAACCTTTTAATCGCTTCATTATGGAGCAAGTGGCCGGAGACCTCCTGCCGATCGGCAGCGATGCTGAGTGGGCCGAGAACATTATCGCGACCGGGTTCTTGGCCGTGGGCCAGAAGCTCGTTGGCGAGGAAGACGCACAGAAATTCTATGCGGATTTGGTCGACGAACAGATCGATGCCACAACGCGAGCCTTTCTGGCGACCACGGTTGCTTGCGCGAGATGCCACGATCACAAAGCAGATCCGATTCCACAATCGGATTATTACGCCTTAGCGGGAATCTTTCGAGCAACTGAAACGCACTACGGTTTGATCAAGGCCCAGACGCGACAGGCGACCACGTTGATCGACATCACCGGCTTGGGGCCAGAGCCTGGAATCCCGGCACTGACCGCTGATGAGTATGCGGAATTGGTGAAAGCACGCGATGACGCAAGACAAACCGTTGACGACGCCATGAAGAAGATTCGCAGTGGCGAGAACGTCTTCCGCGGAACGCTCAGGCGGATTCGCAGCGATCGTGATGAAACGGAGGCGACGCTGCAAGCTTACGACTCTCGTGGGAATCCAAGGGTCTTTGCCATGGGCACCCAAGATCGCAACTTCCCGTTGCCGACTCGGTTGTTGCTTCGCGGCGAGATTGACAAACCGGCTCAACTGGTCCCGCGCGGCTTTGTGCAGGTCCTTTCAAAACCCGGTCGGCATTCGCTTCCTCCACGCATCAATGGTAGCGGCAGACTTGAATTGGCAGAGTGGATCGCAAGTGAACAAAATCCGCTGACGGCACGAGTGATTGTCAGTCGCGTCTGGTATTGGATGTTCGGTCAGGGACTGGTGCGGACCGCGGATGATTTTGGCGCTTCCGGTGAACGCCCCTCGCATCCGCAGCTGCTGGATCACTTGGCAGCCAGGTTCATGGAAAACGGTTGGTCGATCAAGTCATTGATTCGCGAAATTGCGATGTCACGCACCTGGCAATTGTCCTCTGATTTCGACGCTGCCAACTTTGATATTGATCCCGACAATCGTTTGCTGTGGCGAACGAACAAACGACAATTGGAAGCAGAATCGATTCGCGATGCGATGTTGTTCGCTGCGGGGAATTTGGATCCCGAGCGACCGCTTGGGACTTACCTGCGCAGTGTCGGCGAAGGAACGGTCGGCCAAAACGTGTTCGAGCCCGTGATTCGAGCGATTGAATCAAACCACCGTTCGGTCTACCTGCCGCGAGTCCGAAGTGTCATGCCGGAAATGTTGGAGCTGTTCGATGCACCGGATGCCGGAAGCGTCTCGGGGACCCGCGAGTCGACCTCCAGTCCGCTGCAAGCTCTGTACATGTTGAACAACGAATTTGTGGCCAGTCAGGCAGAAAGCCTTGCCGATCGACTCTTGAACCAGCCCGCAAGCCAGCGAGTCGATTCCGCCTATTTGCTTCTGCTCGGACGCCGATCCACGCCCGCCGAACGTCAGCATGCGTTCGCGTTCATGGATTCGCTCAACGATTCGTCCAGACTCGACAAGCGAGACAAGCTCCTCGCCTACTGCCAGGTTTTGATGTGCACCACCGAGTTCAGCCAAATTGATTGA
- a CDS encoding sigma-70 family RNA polymerase sigma factor, producing MSDPIPTEPPNETDKGDPGSEFVSLIVQHRHALYAFIAKQLAHPADAEDVFQKTSVVLWSKMADFDSGGSFFHWACGIAFNEVRNHRRTQARNRLHFDSELSELLAEESMAEEELTLARLQALNRCMEQLSPRQQQIMRRCYDGTSTISEVASKLGRSRDALYKQLARLREKLSDCIRGHIAAEDFVL from the coding sequence GTGAGCGATCCCATTCCTACCGAACCACCGAATGAAACGGACAAGGGCGACCCGGGAAGTGAGTTTGTCTCACTGATCGTTCAGCATCGGCACGCGCTTTACGCTTTTATCGCCAAGCAGCTTGCTCATCCAGCGGATGCCGAGGACGTTTTTCAGAAGACGAGCGTCGTTTTGTGGTCGAAAATGGCGGACTTCGATTCGGGCGGCAGCTTCTTTCATTGGGCTTGCGGAATCGCCTTTAACGAAGTGCGCAATCATCGGCGTACGCAAGCAAGGAATCGACTCCATTTTGATTCCGAGCTTTCCGAGTTGCTTGCTGAGGAATCCATGGCAGAGGAGGAGCTGACTCTGGCTCGGCTGCAAGCGCTCAACCGTTGCATGGAACAACTATCACCACGACAACAGCAGATCATGCGTCGCTGTTACGACGGGACCTCCACGATCTCGGAAGTGGCGAGCAAGCTCGGTCGCAGTCGTGATGCCCTTTACAAACAGCTCGCTCGACTTCGCGAAAAGCTGTCGGATTGCATACGTGGCCATATTGCAGCGGAGGATTTTGTGTTGTGA